In Winkia neuii, a genomic segment contains:
- a CDS encoding DNA polymerase III subunit delta' produces MSVWDQLVGQEQQVQVLQKAASAARQIVCQRGSGNDDTGRQMSHAWLITGPPGSGRSLAAKAFAASLQCEGETVGCGKCQGCTQTMGGTHPDVRYLRTEKVVISIEEARQLIGVAAQAPSQGKWRVIVVEDADRMVERTSNVLLKAIEEPPPHTVWLLCAPSPEDMITTIRSRCRALNLRVPPVRAVAELIVARDGVDPQVAMSAARAAQSHIGLAKYLATDPQAREQRRKTLLRPAQVRSVADAVFAAGQMVDLAKAEAERITATKDAAELGELKRALGLDADAKVPPALRAQVRQLEEEQKRRATRALRDQLDRAMTDLMSLYRDVYARQVGADVDFVNDDMVEVISDLASQMDTAATIAKMDAIEVARRRLAHNVTPVVAIEAMCVALRPHAQPTPWE; encoded by the coding sequence GAAACGATGATACGGGCAGGCAGATGTCGCACGCCTGGCTTATTACAGGGCCTCCGGGGTCTGGGCGCTCACTGGCTGCAAAAGCCTTCGCAGCGTCGCTGCAATGCGAGGGTGAAACGGTGGGGTGCGGAAAGTGTCAGGGGTGTACCCAAACTATGGGGGGCACTCATCCGGACGTGCGCTACCTTCGCACCGAGAAAGTAGTTATTTCTATCGAGGAGGCGCGCCAACTTATAGGGGTGGCAGCGCAAGCGCCCTCGCAGGGAAAGTGGCGCGTTATCGTTGTCGAGGACGCAGACCGCATGGTAGAGCGCACCTCGAATGTGCTGCTGAAAGCTATTGAAGAGCCGCCGCCGCATACGGTGTGGTTGCTGTGCGCGCCCAGTCCCGAGGACATGATCACCACGATCCGCTCCCGTTGTAGGGCACTCAACCTGCGGGTGCCGCCGGTGCGGGCGGTGGCCGAGCTGATCGTTGCTCGCGACGGGGTAGACCCGCAGGTGGCAATGTCCGCAGCTCGTGCCGCCCAGTCCCATATTGGCTTGGCGAAGTATCTAGCTACTGATCCGCAGGCGCGCGAACAGAGGCGCAAAACCCTGCTGCGCCCCGCACAGGTACGTTCGGTAGCCGACGCGGTGTTTGCTGCCGGGCAGATGGTGGACCTAGCGAAGGCCGAGGCCGAACGCATTACTGCTACAAAGGATGCGGCAGAGCTAGGAGAGTTGAAAAGGGCGCTGGGGTTGGATGCCGACGCGAAGGTTCCGCCAGCGCTGCGGGCGCAGGTGCGGCAGTTGGAAGAGGAACAAAAACGGCGTGCCACCCGCGCCTTGCGCGACCAGCTCGATCGGGCCATGACGGATCTAATGTCGCTATACCGGGACGTGTACGCCCGCCAGGTAGGAGCCGATGTCGATTTTGTAAACGACGATATGGTAGAGGTGATTTCTGACCTGGCTTCTCAGATGGATACTGCGGCTACGATAGCCAAGATGGATGCAATTGAAGTGGCCCGCCGTCGGCTCGCGCACAATGTCACACCCGTGGTAGCAATAGAAGCGATGTGTGTAGCATTGAGGCCGCACGCCCAGCCAACCCCTTGGGAGTAA